cctccttgatactaaagtcatccttgccatatcttcacaaacttagcccttaagtcatctcggagggttacttgccaaagatgggcatcGAAGGGCTCCAAAAGAccctaggctgattggcctagactcctctgggccgatcggcctaggcccttcctaggcccgttggccttcgtcttcgtCTGGTTTTATGCTCGTtgagtgctttatccaaaaatatgcttctAGGTCCAATTCCTTGCAAAAACggaacatcctccaaaatatgttgcacatgtgaaaatgaccggtttattatGTGTGATCAacagtttaggtattaaattcatgtcattattgaagataaacaggggtaaaagtgtgtcaatttCATTAAAACCAGACGAAGCATATTTAAAGCAAAAATAATGAATTGAACCATATTTAAAGCCATTTCATTAAGCAGGCTTTAAGTGATTCATTCTTTTTGCTCATGAATCGAACCATGTAGACTATTTTCAACTTCTTGGATAAACTGCATCACATGCAATTCATACTTTTGCCGTACAACTTTAAGTGAGTCATTCATCCCTTTTTTCATCTGTTCAagttaataataagtatatctAATACTGTGTGTGTATGTATATGAAcagtttccactggatactGCTTGTTATCGAGATTGATTGAAGCCACGTCACAGTGCTGGACCCGAAGAGGAAACCAAAAGCAGAGTACCAAAGCCTCATAGACACGCTTAACATGATATGAGCTCACTTCATAATAAAACACCCAGGATCATTTAAGGAACAACTTCATATCAAGGATAACTTTCCTGTATGAATTCAATTTGGACATTTCTTGAAAAACCACGACtgcttgaatatttcataactctGTTTTCCATATTTAGTGTTTGAAGCAGGAGGATGGAAACaacttatgtggatactactgTTGTGAGTTTATCCATAGCTTTGTAGGTCTCAAGCAAATAACGGATCGTGAAAACTAAGTACGTAAACACAATTCATAACAATTTAGTATTTTTCACTCTGCACATATATTGGTTtaaaatgatgatgttaatttgcACGTGACAAATTTCTGAAATGAGAGAAGATCTCATCGCCCAGAATAACTCAGGGCAATTAagaacaactatgtggattCCTTTTGGAGGAGGTTGTAAATCCAaagggagaattttattacaatggaaCACGTGTGGGTCAACTTCATCCAAGCAGGGACTCGGATGATCGCATAGTGCATATCTGGAATACTTGTAATATTTGAAGTGTATATAaattatataaatataatataggTAAGCTTTACTATATGCTAGAtcaatatatattagcgtaataTTACTACTATATGCAAATGGATACTATACGAATACTAACTAACCGACGaattaaaatgaaaggaaaaaaagaataaccatttagtaccaccaaccggtactaaactgccaTCTACAACAGCACGACGTGGCTCGCagtttagtaccgattggtatTGCcgatcggtactaaatggcacatttagtaccaggcattttggccggtactaaatagtgtggcatttagtaccgaacaaGCGATACCGGTCAGGCGTCCGGTACTAGAGGTCGATCGTCCAgtagtttttgttttgtttgttttaaTTGAATAGCTTTGCTTAATTATATTACAGTTTGATTTATTGCTCACTAGAAGTAGACAAATATACGTTCAATCTATTTTCAACTAACATGAGAAGTTTAAATTCAATGATTTGCCATTTTTTCTTAGAAACTCAGCTGATGTGTTACTTCTACACTAAAAAATTACAACAAGCTAGAACTCTTATCAATGTTATCAAACTCTTGATGTTAATTTCATTTTTATGACCACGCGATCCAATATTGACCAGACCAATCCGTCCTAAACGGGACTCTTAGTTTGATGCCAACATTATTGTTATATCGCGTACAAAATTTTCATCTGATCCTATCCTACTTAGTTCAAGcaatttttgtttcttcaaaaaAGAATTTGGTGGTTTATTATGAACAATAGCATGCATGTGACCAATTAATTAAGAATAATAGCATGCATGTGTCCAATTATAGactaaggccttgtttggatTCCTTTTAACTATTAGCTGAACCGCTCGTTGTTAGCTGGGTGGTTGGTAAGAATACTAACTGGTCTATGAGCTATGGATCTAAACGGAACCTCAACTAATTTTTAGCCACTAGTAGTTAAAAACAAAGGGATTCAAAGACTCCTAATTTTTTTGAACTCTGTGGGACAAACGGGAGCTGAGTTTTGGTTGCACTTCCATTAGTCAACCTGCATGTTGGTGCTAAGATATTTAGCACTTCGAGGTTCAGATGTTTAGATTGAACATGTTGCATGGACGCGGCCAGCAGCACGCGCTACTTGACTGGTCAGTCATCCCTCTAGGAATGACGATTGATGTGAACGCGCACCGATCATCTGAGTTCTTCGACTCACCCGAGACAGACAATACTATCTGAAATGCAATACTATCTTCGACTCACCTTCATCTAAGCGCAAAAACTTTCACAAACCAACAAGAAACAATACTACTATACAATAGCGAAGTGCTGTTTGTTATTCTGAACCTGCAAGTTGTTTCAAAGGATTTGGGGTTCCTGATACTTAGAGGGTTTGGAATTTCAGACAGAAACTGCAATATGAATTGACCGAAATTACTCTCCACATGAGATTGGTTAATTGGTATGAATGCATGCATTCCTCTCAGCGAAAGTTCTTTGTCTCGGGAGCAGGTAGCCTGCTAGCTTGCCGACGGCCCGGTAAAATTTTTAGAACATTATAATATCCCGGCCTCTACGACTGCGCCGACGACCcggtcatgactcatgagtcATGTGATACTGGCATTCAAATGCATAAATGCGGCCCCTTGCAGGCAACCGGTCTGGGCCGAAGGCAGTCGAAACACAGCTTGCGTGGTGCAAAATGGCTCTTGTTCTCTTAAGGAAATTCAACAACGGTGGGGCTTTGCGCACCTTCAAAATGGCACTTGTTAACAGCTGCTCCACCACCCCAACCGTTCCGATGGCCACTTCTGCCCGCGATCCTCCGGCAGTGACGACCGGTAAGCCATGATGCTCCGGCCGCTCATGGCTGCGATGCTCCAGCTGCTCCAGGCGTTAAGCCTCCGGTAGCCAAAACTCAAGGGCAAGGCCGTTCACATGCGCCAAAAGGTAGCCACTTGCCTCATGGCcgcaatattttctttttttggttaGTCGATTCATCTAATAGTTGCTCTGTGGCATCACAGTTTCGTCGGTTGATCATGAAAGGAAGCCCCTTCACGACCCAAGATTACCACTTCGTGATGTATGATGCTGTGAACAGAAGTCACTGGAAGTAGCTTGGATCCGATAATCCCGATGTTATTCTTCGTGAATAAACCGCCTGGTCCGGATGTTAGCATAGTTGGTTAATATGTAACGACTGTTAGTGTTAGCCTAGATATCGATCACCATTTTAGCTTGTACTGGCAAATTAATCAAGTGTTGTACAATTATTATGCTATTATTCAACATGGTGTCGGCTATTTCCTAGTGATAGTAATTTGTCAAAAGACATGTCGTATTTATCAGTTTTATTAAGGACATGTTTGAATCACAAGGAACCATATAATTTCTTAATGCTTCACAATAAATGTAGTGCTCTTAAATTTTCTAGCCCGAGCAATTTAGATTAAATGGCTAACATTGGCTGTATACTTGTGTTGGTGCATTTAACATATTACGGTAGAGGATATGATTCCAATAGAAGTACCCTAACTCTAATATTTCTTTCTAGCATTCTAATAAGATATTTCAAGAAAATATATTATTACAAAAAAGAGGTAAATACTGGTGGGCCTCCATAAAATTCGAACGATCAAAGTGACCTAAAAATACGAAAGAAAATTCCCGGAAACAACATATCCGTTTCTGTTGTGCTTTGTTTATTGAGTTCGTTTTCATCTTCACTCACGTATGCTTTTTTAATCCTTGGTAACTTTGTACAAGTTGTATATATGACTGTATGAGCATGTGAAAATCAGCAAATATACGCTCTTATGATTGTCTTCTTCTGAAGTTCGAGTGTTTATATGACTTTTCCTATCAGTGAAGTTGGAATTGCTTGTAGTGGTTTTGTTTATGATCTTGGATAATTTTGGTGTGGCTCAAAATGATTGATTTGCATCTGTTGTCCATCGATCATGCTCTCACACGGGCTAATAATTTACGAAGACATAAGTATAAAAAAATCAATTCTCTTCTATTGGAGGTAATTACATGTCTATTGGGCTAACCCTAGAGGGTAGCTATATAGTAGTCATACATGGGCcttattgggccataatacacacatacatactccaacactcccccgcAGTCTGAATTACCGACGCAGCGGAGTTGTAGACTGGACATGAAAAGAAGAAGGACACACACacgagcccccccccccccacagaCACAACTAGCCAcaggtgatgttgaggctggagcGAAACTTAGTGAAGGCGGGTGACGGgaggcccttggtgaagatgtcggcaAACTGAGAGGTAGTCGGGACGTGGAGGACCCGAACATCACCGAGGGCGACCCGATCCCGGACGAAGTGAAGGTCGATCTCCACATGTTTGGTCCGCTGGTGCTGAATAGGGTTGGTGGAGAGGTACACCGCACTGacgttgtcgcagtagacaagAGTGCTCCGGGAGAGAGGAGTGTGGAGCTCGGCAAGGAGCTGCCGAAGCCACGATGCCTCTGCCACGCCGTTAGCGACAGCGCGGTACTCCGCCTCGGCACTGGAGCGGGAGACCACCGGTTGACGCTTGGACGACCAGGACACCAGGTTGCCGCCCAGAAAGACGGCGTAGCCGGAGGTAGAGCGCCGAGTGTCCGGACACCCGGCCCAGTCAGCGTCGGTGTAGACAACAAGCTCAGTGGAGGGAGACCTGTGAAGGAGGAGGCTGTAGTCCACAGTGCCCCGGAGGTACCGGAGTAGGCGCTTGAGAGCAGTGAGATGGGGCTCCCTGGGATCATGCATGTGGAGGCAAATCTGCTGAACTGCATAAGTGATATCCGGTCTGGTGAAGGTGAGGTACTGAAGAGCCCCAGCCAGACTCCGGTACGCAGTAGCATCTGTCACCGGAGTGCCGTCGGCCTCTGACAACTTGGCCTGAGTGtcaactggagtggagcagggcTTGCAGTCAGTCATCCCAGCTCGCTCCAGGATATCAAGAGTATACTGCCGCTGGTGAAGAAAGAGGCCGGCCTGACGAGGCTCAACGGTGACCCCGAGAAAGTGATGGAGCACACCCAGATCCTTCATAGCGAACTCCTGCTGAAGTGAGGTGATGATCCGCCGTAGGAGGGACGGACTCGAGGCAGTGaggacaatgtcatcaacatagagcagCAGATAAGCAGTCTCAGCACCATGATGATAGATAAACAGAGAAGTATCAGACTTGGCCTCCACAAAACCCAGTGTCAGTAGGTAGGCAGCAAACCGCGAATACCAAGCTCGAGGGGCCTGCTTGAGGCCATAGAGGGACTTGTTGAGCCGGCAGACCATATCAGGCCGAGAAGAATCAACAAAACCCGCTGGCTGGCTGCAGTAAACTGTCTCAGTCAGAGTACCGTGCAGGAAGGCGTTCTTGACGTCGAGCTGATGCACGGGCCAGGAGCGGGAGAGAGCCAGTGAGAGAACAGTCCAGACGGTAGCTGGCTTGACCACCGGACTGAACGTCTCATCGTAGTCGACACCAGGGCGCTGAGTGAAACCCCGGAGAACCCAGCGGGCCTTGTACCGATCAAGGGTACCATCAGCCCGCCGCTTGTGTGTCCAGATCCACTTGCCGATGACGACGTTGGAGCCAGGCGGACGGGGCACCAGATCCCAAGTCTGGTTGGCGAGGAGCGCCGCGTACTCCTCTTCCATCGCGCGGCGCCAGTGAGGGTCCGACAGGGTGCCGCGGACAGAGGAGGGTACAGGAGAGACCTGCGACTCGTCGGGCATCGTTGTAAGAGcccggggctgcagggtaccagcCGCATGTCGCGTCACCATAGGGTGAACATGACGCGGGTGCCGGTGTAGGAGAGGCGGATGGTACACCGACGGCGCAACACGGGCAgtcggggccggcggaggtggtggtgtaGGCGTCGCCGGTGGAGAAGAGTCCACAGGCGGTGACCGAGgcagcgacggcggtggcggggccggctcCAGGTGTAGTggagccggccgcgcccggcgctgGTAGACGCGCACGGGCTGCGCGAACCAGGCAGCAGGAGCTGAGGGCGGTGCCTCCGGCCCCACGCAGGGCGAAGGGGTAGGGGCAGCACCAGAGTCTGGCGCCGTCAGACCCTCGCTGGGCGTAGGGTCAGGGGCAGCACCGGTGGACGTCGAGCCTGGGGCAGCACCGGTGGGCGTCGAGCCCGGTGAAAACCACGATGGAGCAGTACCTGCAGGACACAACGTCAGCGGTGGCTGGTCCACCGGGTCAGTGggaaacagggaggagagatcagggtcggaggtggaagggggtggggaggtggtggagtaagGGAAGACGGACTCGTCAAACACCACGTGGCGAGagatgaggacccgccgagagGAGAGGTCAAAGCAACGGTACCCCTTGTGATccggggagtacccgaggaagaCGCACTGAGTCGAACGGGGAGCCAGCTTATGAGGAGCAGTGGCAGTGGTGTTAGGATAACACGCACACCCGAAGACACGAAGGTGATCGTAGCGGGGGGGTACCGAAAAGAGCGTTGTGTGGAGTGGGAGCGGGGCAGGCAACGGAAGGTAGGCGGTTAAGGAGATAGGTGGAGGTATGAAGACTCTCAGCCCAGAAGGGGGCAGGGAGAGAAGACTGGAACAGAAGAGAGCGCATGGTGTCGTTCGTGGTACGAATCATGCGTTCAGCCTTACCGTTCTGGGAGGAGGTATAGGGACATGACATGCGTAGGTGCACAccgtgagagaggaagaaggcacgGGAGGTGGTGTTATCAAACTCGCGGCCGTTGTCACATTGGACGGCCTTGATGGTGAGGCCGAACTGAGTGGACACCCAGGCGAAGAAGTGGAGAAGCGTGGGAAAAGCATCAAACTTGGCACGCAAGGGAAAAGTCCAAGAATAATGAGAGAAATCGTCAACCACAACAAGATAATACTTATAGCCAGAAATGCTCAAAACAGGCGATGTCCATAGGTCGCAATGTACAAGATCAAACATATGGGTCGCATGTGAAGAGGAGGTAGGAAATGGAAGGCGAACATGACGGCCCAGTTGGCACGCCTGACACAGGTGCTCATCATGAGCCCGAGTACATGGTATGTCGGAACTACGACTAAGCTGTGTCAGGACATCAcggccaggatgaccaagacgccggtGCCATGTAGTGGAAGAAGTTGTGGCGGCAAAAGCAGTTGAAGAAGCGGAGGGCGAAGAGGAAGAAGTGGACGCAGGAAACCGAAGGGAGTAAAGGGGCCCGGTGCTGTCACATCGGAGAAGAGGTCGCCGGGTAGCCAAATCCTTCACAGTAAGACCAGAGGAGTCAAATTCAACAGAACAAGAATTGTCAGTTGTAAAACGGCGAATAGAAagaaggttgtgaaccatggaGGGAGCAACAAGAACATCAGGAATCCGAAAAGAACCGGGAGTGTGAGCGGTGCCCACGAAAGTGACAGGAAGACAAGAGCCATTTGCGACCATGATGGATGaagggtgggaggaagaaggagggtgaaCAGAAGAGAGTATACCAGGGTCGGGTGTAGTATGAAAAGTGGCACCCGAGTCGGCGATCCAGTCCTGGCCGACTGGAGGAGTCAGGGTCATGGTGCCGAAAGAGCGGGCCAAGGCTGTCGGGTCCCACCCGACAGGCCCAGGCGAGGCCCCGGGAGGTGGATCCCACGGCGACGAAAACGGAGCAACCGGTACAGCGCCAGCGAGCATGGCGGCCGGTGGACGaggctcgccgccggtggcctgGAAGGGCCACATGGAGATGCGCCCTGACCATGGGTTGGCAAAGGACGGCCAGGGAGAGCCCCGTGGAGGCGCCGGTGTGCCCCCACGACCAGTGCCTGCACCACGCCCCCCACCGCGGCGACAGCGGCCgccacgccccccccccccccacccccgctcggccaggaggaggaggaccaagaAGGGACGACGGTGGCGAAGCGGAGGGACGTGGCGTAGGAGTCACGGCAAGAGCGgtcgaggaagatgaggagccAGGCGCGGGAAGGGACCCAGGCTGGATGCCCTGAGTAAGCTCCTCCATGACAAGGTCATCACGGACCTGCAGGAAAGTGGGGAAGGGCCGCTGTCGGGTGAATCaggtgcggaggtgggcgtaGCGCTCGTTGAGGCCGCGAAGAACGTTGAGAACCAAGATCCGGTCCTCCACGGCCCAGCCAAGATCACCGAGGGAGTCCgccatggtcttcatcttccgGCAGAACTCGCCAACGGAGAGGTCGCCCTGGATGAAGGTGCGGAAGCTCGCGTCAAGACGAAGGGCCCGGGCTTCGGCGTTGCCCAGGAACTGGCCCTCGAGCGCCAGCCAGgcccggcgggcggtggtgtcggGGGTGCCGCGGACGAGGTCGTGGAGGTCGAGGGAGATGGTCCCCAGGATCCACGACAGGACGATGCTGTCGAGGCGAAACCACGCAGCTATCCGGGCCGCAGGGAAGGTGTCGGTGAGGACATGGTCGTCGAGGGCGTAGTGGCGGAGAATGAGCAGCACCATGTCCCGCCAACGGGCGTAGGAGGGCGACTCAGGGTCTAGGACGACTGGGACCAAGCTCTTGATGTTCTGAACGCCCCCGGCCTGGTAATGTAGCTGCGCGACGAGTGGATCGGCCAGGTCGGTCCAGACCACCACAGGCGGACAGGGAgcaccggagccggaggaggtggcagtGCTGTCATGGGACACCGGGTGGGCgaggagctgctccgcctcAGCGATCTGACAGGCCAAGACGTCGGCCGCATCATGCTCGCGCTCCCAGGTTAGGGCTACTGCGCGCAGGCGTGCCTGAccctcggcagcagcagcccgggcggcgacgagggccgcAGCGAGAGTCACCTTGGGAGGTCCTGCTGCGTGTAGGGACAGAGGTGGCAGAGGGGGCGGTGCGGGGAAAGGAAGGCGAGCGTGCCCCCCCTGCGCCCGCTGAAACGCCAGTAGCAGCAGTAGCGGCGCCCGCACCTGCACCTGCAGGGCCGCCCGCTGCCTGGTGGAGggccgcagccgcggcggcggcggcgtcggcgtcggcgggatccacgcccgcgcgcccgcctgcgcccgcgcggagacccgcagcggcggcggcggcggcggcggcggcgtggtccgTGCTGTCCGGGGCCCCGTCGTGGCCCGCGTCAGCGGCGTGGCCCGCGCCAGGGggcccggcgacggcggccaacGCCGTAGGAGCGACGGCCGCGCCCGCGGGAGGCCGTCCCGAGGCAACCTGGGCCCATgtggaaggaagggagggggaggaggagggaggagggggaagagggctgccggccatggcgcccacggctgccggcggcggcggcggcgcccgggcaGCAGCTAACCCTAGAAAACCTAGGCTGATACCATATTGGAGGTAATTACATGTCTATTGGGCTAACCCTAGAGGGTAGCTATATAGTAGTCATAGATGGGCcttattgggccataatacacacataCATACTCCAACATCTTCTATTGTAGACCAAGTATTAAAATCTCTCACACACTCATATCACTATGAACACGCACACCTTACAACTATAAATGTCCGGGCCGGCAGATTTTGAGAATTGAAGAAGCCATCATAGGTAGCTCGTTGTTAATGGGCATGTCACCTATCAAAATAATAAGTAGCTGTAAATGTGAACACTTATGCTGAGTTGGAGACTTAATCTAGTGTCTAGCCCGACATGTTCCATGGTAAGAGACCTAACCAAGCTCAGTTCACAATTTACAACTTAAAAGAATTAGTTAGATTTAGATGTGGCATTATCTCAAATTTACTTGAGATATGGATGAGGCAATTGTTATCAGAAATCAAATTGTACCCCTTTCATCAGTTTGTTGGTCGAACAGTTGCATTAAGGTTGCCGGACTCTGCGCGTTTGGCCAATAAGTAGTCTCCCACAAATATCAAGTACGCGGCAGCTGGAATGGCCTGATGAGCTGACAGAATTCCCACTAGGCaattttcatttccttttttttcgatCACATACCAGGCAAATTGAAGAGGCTGTAGAGAATCTGTATCGCCAAAACTTTTGCAAAACTATGTTTACATGAGACGACCAACTAGCAAAGACTTTGGATGAACGACAAGCAAATGTCAGTTTCATTATGCCGAACCTGTGTATTGGTGCCGAGAAATTTGACAAACTTGAGTGTTTGAATTGAGATGGTAAAATGCCACGAGCCTCTGCACGCGTTCCACGCACACGCCCAACAGGCAACAGGCCAACGGCACAGAATTTGACAGAATAGTAGTCTCCGTGTGAAAAATCTCCTACGACCCTGAAGGACACAACAAGTTTGTTGTCTTGACGAAAAATTTGTCTAGTTCTCCCTCAAGGAACACTGGCCTCTCGGACTGGACCCGCATGGACTGCATGGTCAAGTCTTGGATCTACGGCTCCATCTCCAACGACCTCGTCGAGATGGTCATGTCCACCCGCGTGATGGCGCGTGACGCCTGGCTTGCTGTTGAAACTCAGTTTCTCGGCAATCGCGAGACGCATGCCCTCTACCTCGATGCCGAGTTCCGGACTTTCGAGCAAGGTGACCTTCCATTGCAGATTACTGCCAACGCTTCAAGTCCATGGTGGACACTCTCCGGGACCTTAGCGAGGACGTGAGGGATCGCACCATGTCCTTGAGAATATGCTTGAGAATAcaccaaacatgtttccatggtaatatagtttatttccatgaaagaaattgtgttgccatagaatATATCACAACGTAAAATATGCAtggcaatatattctattgCCACCATGTTTGTTGTGGCCAAATACCATATTGCCACAGTGTCTGTCCGTTGCAACTACGTACTATAGCAATGCATACTTGCGTggcaatacatgctaatgccACGGCATCAAACATTGCaatactctataatgcaacgAACGAGTGTGTGGTAATTACCATAATATTGCAACAGACCAAAAAAAACATTGCAATGTGCTATTGCAATGCAGGTACTTGCCACGGCTGCAAACCAACTTGACTTGGTTGCAAATGCTACCTATTGCAACTATTTTGGCCATATTGCCATTTTTTTCCTCCGTTGCCATAGGctaaaaatctagtagtgcAAGCCACTGTCCACACCCATGGCGACGATGACAACACTAGATGCAGATGAAGACGGCGAACCggtggaccagaaggagtaccggagcatgatcggctccctcctcTACTTGACGGCGAAGAGATCAGACATACACTTCGCAGTGTGTCTGTGCGCTCGTTTCCAGGTGTCAACGAGGACTTCTCACCATCAAGCAGTGAAGAGAATCATGAGGTACCTCCACTTCACCCCTGAATTtggtttgtggtattctgcctcctcgacactcacgcTCCACGGATACTCCAATGTggactttgctgggtgtcgctTGGATCGCAAGTCTACCTCGGGCACTTGCCAGTTTCTTAGTTcatctttggtctcttggtcttctcgcaaacagtctagtgttgctcagtctaccaccgaagccgagtatgttgctgctgctagttgttgttctTAGCTGCTTCGGATGATTTTcactttgagagactttggtttggattttactcgtgtaccccttctttgtgacagcacgagtgccattagtgtagccaagaattctgttctccactcaaaaaccaaacacattgatgtgagatatcactttctgagagatcatgttgagagaggagacatcgaccttggctatgttgctacccaaaactaGCTCGCTGATATCTTCACTaaacccctggatcaagccacaTTTGCTCGTTTGCTGGGGGAGTTgagtgtttgctttcctttctgagttgggttttgGTGCTTCTCTTGTATGATATCTGTATAGTCTTTTTGCTTATTAGCATCTTTGTAGTATGCTAGTTTGGTTTTCATATGTATCATACTACATCTGTatcatgttgcatttgtatcatattgcactagttgagcttctcttatatgcTCTAACTACTATCTTATGCTGCTTGTGAGCTAATGCCTTGGTTGGTTATggttgatgcaatgtgcagttatgctcttgatgatactGTACACATATTGAGATAACTATTTTTGAAATCCAATGCTAAATCCTACTCTattaacttgcttatcacccatgagtagatgcttaGTTATTTTTTGCCCTTGTTTGAATGCTGGTTCCATATTTAGCTTATAGTTGGAATTCATATTTTTTattcaattgggtcaaagatctaggtatcattgcaaatgtttagcccatgatgcaccccttgggaaagcatggcttctttgtacCGCAAAGGCATTTCATGTATTTTGCTGTGTGTgaataatgaaaagaaaatttcatCAATTCACCAAGTCTCTATGCTTAACTATTCATattcttgcttgcttagttgttacaagttgtctaccaaaagaaataggcacttggtttcaacaagcttcacatgacttgtgatgcatatatgggtgtttgcaatgatctcttgttgagaacgTGTCTTCCCTGTATGAGatcttgatggactagtttgTTCTTTCTTGGGTGATTCTTAACTAagtgcttgctcatgtggtgatcattttatacattgctaaaacttgacaTCTATTTCACCTCCTGACTGTATCATCTTGTTGGCGATGCTCTAGCTCTTTCTGATCCCCATTTTCTCTCtttataatggggatgagt
Above is a genomic segment from Setaria viridis chromosome 4, Setaria_viridis_v4.0, whole genome shotgun sequence containing:
- the LOC140222660 gene encoding uncharacterized protein, with the translated sequence MVLLILRHYALDDHVLTDTFPAARIAAWFRLDSIVLSWILGTISLDLHDLVRGTPDTTARRAWLALEGQFLGNAEARALRLDASFRTFIQGDLSVGEFCRKMKTMADSLGDLGWAVEDRILVLNVLRGLNERYAHLRT